The window GATCTGGGCGAGGCCGATGTCGGCCGCGGCCGCCGTGTCCTGGACCAGCCGCAGCCCCGCGGCCTCCTCGACCGGGTCGGCGAGCCCGAGCACCGGCGGCACCGTGCCCTGCCGGAAGGCCAGCGCCGCGACGACCAGGCTCAGCAGCCCCGAGCCGCCCAGCGTGTGGCCGGTCATCGACTTGACGGCCGTCATCAGCGGCCCGCCGCCCCGGTGCCCGGTGCCGGGCCCGAAGATCTGCGAGAGCACCCCGGCCTCGGTGGAGTCGTTCTTGGGGGTGCCGCTGCCGTGCAGCATGACCAGGTCGATGTCCTCGGGGGAGACCCCGGCGCGCCGGTGGGCGTCGCGCACCACCCGGGTGATGCCTTCGGGGTCGGGGGCCGTGGGGTGGTGGGCGTCGCAGTTGATGCCGACGGCCCGCACGCGCGCGTGCACGCGCCGCCCGGGTGATCCGGCGGCCGGGACGCGCTGTACGACGACGGCCACCGCGCCTTCGCCCATCAGCATGCCCTTGTGCGAGCGGTCGAACGGGCGCAGGGCGTCGGGGACGTCGTTCTGCACCCGGTCCAGCGTGCCGAAGGCGCTCTCGCCGATCGCGTCCGTGCCGGCCACCACGACGGTGTCCGCGGCCCCCACCTCGATGAGGTCGGTGGCCATGGCCAGCGCGTACAGCGAGGCGGCGCAGGCGTTGGCGAAGGTGTACGTGCGCGTGGCGCCGAAGGCCTCCCGCAGCGCGGTGCCGAAGTGCAGGGAGGAGGGGGCCAGCGGGGCGCCGGCCCGCCACCACAGCTCGGCGCTGCGCTGTTCCTGGAGGGTCGTGCCGACCAGGACGGGGACGTCGCCGAGGTCGTGGGGGAGGCCCGCGTCGGTGAGGGCCTGGGCGACGGCCTGCTGCAGCCAGCGGGTGGCCCGGCCCGGCTCGTCGGCGCCCGGGCGGGCGCGGTCGTCGACCTCGTACGCCTGCCTGGCCCGGTACTTGGTGGTGTCGAAGGCGCGCAGGCCGGCGAGTCCGCTGCGGCCCGCGCAGAGCGAGCCGAAGATCTCCTGCGGGGTGGCGCCGATGCTCGCGACCGCCCCCATGCCCGTGATGTCCCAGGTCATGACTGTCCCATCCGCTCGCGCAGCCGGTAGGCGGCGAGCTTGCCGGTGGCCGTCGCCGGCAGCACGTCGACGAACTCGAAGCGGCTGGGCCGCTTGTACGGGGCGAGGCGGCTGCGGACGCGGGCCCGGATGGCCCGGCGGACCGTGTCCCGGTCGGTGCCCTTCGCGGTGACCGTGAAGGCCACCGAGCGCTGCAGCCCGTCGGGGTCGGGGGCGCCGACCACCACGCAGTCCGTGACCCCGTCGATCGACCGGACCACGTCCTCGATCTCGCGGGGGACGACCTTGTAGCCGCCGAGGTTGAGGATGTCGTCGGCGCGGCACAGGTAGGCGATGGTGCCGTCGGGGTTCCGGCGGACGACGTCGCCGGTGTACGCGCCGCCCGCGTCGAACGTCACCGCGTCGTCGCCGGCCCGGTCGACGTAGCCGAGGGAGACCGTGGGCCCGGCGATGTGCAGCCGGCCGTCGGTGCCGTCGGGCACCGGCTCGCCGCGGTCGTCGCGGACGGTCACGGTCACCCCGGGCACGGGCAGGCCGGCCAGCCCGTGCAGGGAGCGGTCCGGGGGCGTCGCGACGGCGACGTGCATGACCTCGGTCGCGCCCAGGCAGTTCATGACGTGCGCGCCGAATGCGGCCTCGATGCGCCGGCTCAGCTCGGCCGGGCAGTGCTCGCCGGCGGTCAGGCACAGGCGTACGGACGACAGCGCGTCCGCGTCCAGGCGGTCGGCGGATTCGAGGAGGCCCGCGTACAGGCGCGGCACCGAGCACAGCACGGTCGGCCGGTGCCGGCGCAGGGCGGCGCTCACCGACCGCGGGTCGACGGCGCCGCGGAGGACGACGGCGCTCGCCCCGGCGGCCAGCGTGCACAGCACCGAGCTGCCGAAGCCGTAGCCGAACGACATCCGGGCGGTGGACAGGACGACGTCGTCGGGGCGCAGGCCCAGGACCGCGCCGTAGCCGTCGAGCATGGCGCCGATCCCGGTGGCGGAGTGCCGCACGCCTTTGGGCCGGCCGGTGGAGCCGGAGGTGTACTGGATCAGCCACTCGGCGCCGGCGGGGCGGGGCGCCGCGGGGACGGGCGCTCCGGGCCGGTGGGCGGCCGTGGACCGGCCCGTGGCCAGGCCCTCCCGGACCTGATCACCCGTCAGGGCGGGCAGGTGGGCGAACGCCTCCTGCAGGGAACGCTGCTGGGCCGGCGCCGTGTCGAGGTGGACGACGCCCGCCCCGCAGTCGGCGGCGACGAACCGGATGTCCTCGTCGCCGAGCATCGGGCTCACCGGAACCGGCACGCACCCGTGCCACCACAGCCCCAGCACGGCCACGACCGTGGCCACGGAGTCCTCGGCGACGATCAGCGCGCGGGTGCCGGCCGGCACGCCCAGCGCGTCCAGGGCCCGCGCGTAGCCCTGCGCGGCCTCGTACAGGCGGGCGTACGAGACGGTGCCGGCGTCCGGGTCGGTGTACGCGGTCCGCTCCCCGCGGCCCGCCGCGACGTGGCCGCCGACCAGGCGGTCCACCAGGCCGCCCGCGCGCGGGCCCTTCGCGGCCAGCAGCTCCGCCGCGTCCCGGACGCTGTCCATCCCCGCCGTCTCGTCGTCGCCGAGCGCGACCCCGAAGGTCTGCTCGATGCGCGCCGCGATCTCCACCTTCTCCAGGGAGTCGACCTTCAGGTCCTGGTGGAACGAGGCGTCGGCCCGTACGTCCGCCACGTCGATGTCGAGGACGAACGCCACTATGTCGCGCAGCCGGTCGCCGGTATCGGATTTCCGCACAGGTGGCACTGTGTACTCCTTCTCGCGAACGTACGGCTACCGGTCACTACGGATTCCGGAGCACGCCGGAGGACTTTCCCGAACATAGCCACGGGCCTGTGACGGCCGAACCCGCGGCGGGGGAGTCCGTCAAGTGGAATGCGCCCCGGCCCCGTCCGGCCCCTACTCCCCGCGGTGCAGGGCGACTTGACGGTCTATCCCGCCGCGGTTGGCGGGCCTCCGGACGGCGCGCCTAGCGTCGCCACCGGTGGGCCCGCACAGCGGACTGCCATGTTCCGGCACCCCCCGCCCGCATGCCGATCCGTCCCGAATCCGAGGCCAGGTGAATGATGCCCCTCACATCGCACACGCTCCTCACACCGGAGGCCCGCCTGCGCCTCGTGGACCACCCCGGACTCGGCGGCGGCAACGCCTGGCGCGTGGCCGCCGAGACCAACCCCGCCGCCGACCTGCCGCTCATCGCCGCCGACATCCCGCTGCTCAACACGGACGGCTGGCAGCAGACCGAGTTCAGCCTCGCCCAGCTCGACGGCCTCGCCGAGGCGTGGGCCGCCTGGTACCACGACCGCGGCGTCCGGCCGCGCGACCGCGTCGCCGTCTACATCGAGGACTCCTTCGAGGACCACCTCCACCTCGCCGCCCTCGCCCGCATCGGGGCGATCGCCGTCCTCATCAACGGCCGGATGAAACCGGAACTCGCGCTCGGGCTGATCCGCCGCACCGCCCCCGTCGGCATCTACACCGACGCACCCAGGCTGGCCCTCTTCGCCGGCCGCGAGCGCGAACTGCCCGTCGTCCGCTGGACCTGCACCCGCCAGGACGCGGGCATCCTCGGCAACCGCACCCTGCCCGCCGGGGCCGAGTACCGCCACGGCGCGGACGACCCCGTCGTCATCTGCCACTCCTCGGGCACCACGGGCAACCCCAAGCCCGTCGTGTGGACCCACGCGCAGAGCGTCGCGGGAGCCCGCTACCGACTGGCCAACCCGCCCGGCCCCGAGACCTCCGTCGTCCTCGCCGCCTACCCCCAGTCCCACTCCAGCGCCATCGCCTTCACCTTCTACTCCCTGCTCGCCGGCGTCCCCACCGTCGGCTGGTCCGACCCCACCGGGCCCGGGCTCGCGCGCGGCTGCGCCACCTACCGGCCCGGCGTCGTCCTCGCCTTCAACGAGGCCCTCGCCCACCTCGCGACCCACGGCCCCGACCCGGCGGACTTCACCTCCGTCGAGGTGTGGGTCAACCTCGGCGACTGCGGCCACGACGCCCACATGCGGCGCCTGATGGAGCTCGGCCGCACCACCGCCGGCGACCGCACCGTCCCCGGTTCGGTCATCGATGACGGGCTCGGCTCCTCCGAGCTCGGGTGGGCCGCCCTGCGCCGCGAGATCACCCCCGACAGCCCGCCCCGCGCCCGCCACCTCGGCCGCCGCGTCCCCCTCTCCGAGGTCGCCGTCCTGCGCGAGGACGGCAGCCACGCGGACCCCGGCGAGGTCGGCCTGCTCGGCGTCCGCGGCGACTCCATCGCCCGCGGCTACTGGAACGACTCCGACACCACCTACCGCTCCACCCTCGCCGGCTACTGGCTCTCCGGCGACCTCGTCCACCGCACCGTGGACGGCGATTACTTCCACGTCGACCGCGCCGTCGACTGCATCCGCACCGACGCCGGCGACGGCTACTCGGCCCTGATGGAGGAGGAGATCCTCCTGGGCCTGAAGGAGGTCGCCGACTGCGCGGTCGTCGCCGGGCACGACCGGGACCGGACGGTCCCCGTCGCCCTCGTCCGGCTCTTCGACGGCACCGGGGACGCGGCGGACCTGCTGCGCCGGGCCAACGACGTCCTCGACCGGATCGGCCAGCCCCGGCTCGCCCTGCTGGAGATCGCGGCCTCCCCGGGCGACATCCCCCTCGGCCCCACGGGCAAGGTGCTCAAGCGGCAGCTGCGCGAGAAGTACGTGGCCCTGCAGACCTACCGGCCCGCGGACCCCGCGGCCGTGGCCACGGCCGGCGACGGGACGGCGGTGACGCTCCGATGACGACCGCCGCCCCCCGCCCCGCGAGCCTGCTCGACGTGCCGCCCGAGGACGCCGTCGCCCGGATCAACGCGGCGGGCGAAGGCACCCTGGCCGGCCGGATGGGCATCACCTTCCACGAGGCGACGCCGCAACGCCTGGTCGCCACCATGCCCGTGGCCGGCAACACCCAGCTCTACCGCATGCTCCACGGCGGGGCCTCCGCCGTGCTCGCCGAATCGCTCGGCTCGATCGGCGCCGTCCTGCACGCCGGCGACGGCCACATCGCCGTCGGCGTCGACATCAACGCCACCCACCACCTGGCGGTCCGCAACGGGACCGTCACCGGAGTCGCCACCGCGCTCCACCTCGGCCGGACGACGGCGACCTACGAGGTCGTCATCTCCGACGAGAACGGGCGGCGTCTGTGCACCTCCCGCATCACCTGCGCCATCCACGGCCGACGGAAGAGCCGCTGACCCGCAGCCATTGCGCCCGGCCCCTCCACCCGTAGTCAGCCAGTCAGCCAGTCAGCCAGCCAGTTAGTCAGTCAGCCCCTTCACCCGTACCGACCACAGGTCCGCGAACCGCGCCGTCCGCCGCGCGCGACCGGCGCCGAGGAGCCCCATGACCGACCAACTCGCCCCGCCCGCCGTGGCGGAGGCCCCGACCAAACCGACCGTACGCACCGGACCTACCCTCCTCGTCCTGCTGTCCGCCATGTTCTTCGCCCAGTTCGACTTCTTCGTGGTGAACGTCGCCGCGCCGTCGCTGGAGGAGAGCATCCACGCGGGGCCCGCCGCCCTCGAACTCGTCGTCGGCGGCTACGCCTTCGCCTACGCGGCCGGCATGATCACCGGAGGCCGGCTGGGTGACAAGTACGGCTACCGGAGGCTGTTCGTCATCGGCACGATCGCCTTCGGCATCACCTCGCTGCTGTGCGGCATCGCCGTCAACCCCGAGCAGCTCGTCGCCGCCCGGCTGGCCCAGGGCCTCGCCGGCGCGGTGATGGTCCCGCAGGTCCTCGCCGTGATCACGGCGGACTTCCCCGACGAGCGCAAGCCCAAGGCCATGGCCTGGTACGGCGCCGCCGCCGGCCTCGGCTCCATCGCCGGCCAGGTCCTCGGCGGCGCGCTGATCGCCGCGGACTTCGCCGGGCTCGGCTGGCGGAGCATCTTCCTCATCAACGTGCCGTTCTGCGCGGTGATCGCGGCCGCCGCCATGCGCGTCCTGCCCGCCCAGACCCACCGGCGGCGCATCGGGCTCGACCCCGTCGGGGCGTCCGGCGTCACCCTCGCCCTCGCCCTGCTGCTCGTGCCCCTGACCATGGGCCACACCTCGAACTGGCCGGTGTGGACCTGGGTCAGCATGGCCCTCGCGATCCCCGTCGCCGTGCTGACGCTGGTCTGGGAGCGCACCCTCGCCCGCCGCGGCGGCGACCCCGTGCTCGTCTTCCCGCTGTTCCGCAGCCCCTCCTTCCGGGGCGGCGTGATCGCGAGCGTCGCGTTCATGGTCTACTTCGGCAGCTTCATGTTCACGCTCACCCTGCTGCTGCAGTCCGGCATGGACCTCGGCCCGTTCCAGGCGGGCCTGGTGTTCTCCCCGATGGGCATCCTCTTCACCGCCACCTCGATGATCGGCGGCAGGCTCACCGACCGCTGGGGCATGAGCGCCCTCGTCGTCAGCAGCGCCGTGATCGTGCTGGGCCTGGTGGCCCTGGCCGTACGGCTGTACGCGGCCGGCCCCGACACCGGCCTGCCGTGGATCGTGCTGTGCCTGTGCCTGATCGGCGCCGGCAACGGCGTCGTCCTGCCCGCCCTCTTCGGCGCCGCGCTGATGCGGGTCAGGGCCCAGGACGCGGGCATCGCCTCCGGCATCCTCACCACCACCCAGCAGTTCGCGAGCGCCGCCGGCGTCGCCGTCGTCGGCGCGGTGTTCTTCGCCGTCGCCGGCAAGCACGCCACCGCCGCGAGCTGGGCCGACGCCATGGCCTGGGCCACCGCGATCAGCGTGCTGATGGTCCTCGTCGTGATGTGGATGACGTGGACCTTCCGGCGCTTCGCCGGCGGGGAACGGCCCGCCGAGGTTCCCGCCGCGCACGTCTGACCACCACCACGGCACCACAGGGGTGCGGCTCTCCTCGCAGCCTTCCGCAAGGAGAGCCGCACCCCCTCTCACCCCAAGAGGCACTCCGACAGGAGACAGGGAGACAGCACGCCATGTGCGGAATAGCAGGATGGGTCTCGTACGACCCGGCACACCCCGTCACCGCCGACACGGCCGACGCGATGACGCACACCATGGCGTGCCGCGGCCCGGACGCCCACGGCCTCTGGCTGGACGACCGGGCCGCCCTCGGCCACCGCCGCCTCGCCGTCATCGACCCCGACGGCGGCAAACAGCCCATGACCTTCGAACACGGCGGCCGGACGGTCGCCGCCCTCACCTACAGCGGCGAGGTGTTCAACTTCCGCGAGCTGCGGGCCGAGCTGGAGAGCCGCGGGCACGCCTTCCGTACGAGCAGCGACACCGAGGTCGTCCTGCATGCCTACCTCGAGTGGGGCGAGGACTTCACCGAGCGCCTCAACGGCATGTACGCCTTCGCCCTGTGGGACGTCCGGACCCAGGAATTGCTGCTGGTCCGCGACCGCATGGGCATCAAGCCGCTGTACTACCACCCCACGCCCGACGGCGTCCTCTTCGGCTCCGAGCCCAAGGCCATCCTCGCCCACCCCGCCGTACGTCCTGCCATCGATGCCGAAGGCCTCGCCGAACTCGTCGCCTTCACGAAGACCCCCGGCCACGCCGTCTACAAGGGCATGTACGAACTGCCTCCCGGCCACACCGCCCGCATCCGCCGCGGCGGTCTGATCCTGCGCCGCTACTGGGCGCTGGAGTCCCGCGAGCACACCGACGACCTCGACACGACGATCGCCCGCATCCGCGAGCTGCTGGAAGACATCATCGCCCGGCAGATGGTCGCCGACGTCCCCCTCGGCACCCTGCTCTCCGGCGGCCTCGACTCCAGCGTCATCACCGCTTTCGGCGCCCGGCAGCGCACGGCCGAGGGCGGTGCCCCCGTGCAGTCCTTCGCCCTCGACTTCGCCCGCCACGCCGAGAACTTCACGGCGGACGACTGGCGGGGCACGCGCGACACCCCGTACGCCGAGGCCCTCGCCCGGCACGTCGGCTCCGACCACCGGGTCATCACCCTCCCGTCGTCCGCGCTGCTCGACACCGCCGCCCGCGAAGCCGTCATGCGCGCCCGCGACCTGCCCTTCGACCTCGGCGACGGCGACACCTCCCTCTACCTGCTGTTCAAGGCGGTGCGCGAACAGTGCACGGTCGCGCTCTCGGGCGAGTCCGCCGACGAGGTCTTCGGCGGCTACCGCTGGTTCCACCACCCCGACTCCGTGGCCGCCGACACCTTCCCCTGGCTCGCCCCGCCCTTCGGCACCGGCATCTCCGGCCCCGGCAGCGGCCCCGGCGAGGCCCTGCTGGACCGCGGCCTGCTCGAGAAGATCGACCTGCAGGGGTACCGGGCGGAGCGCTACCGCGAGGCCCTCGCCGAAGTGCCCCGCCTGCCCGGCGAGACCGGCCCGGAACGGCGCATGAGGGAGATCGGTTACCTGCACCTGACCCGCTTCGTGCAGTGGATGCTCGACCGCAAGGACCGCGCCAGCATGGCCGTCGGCCTTGAGGTCCGCGTCCCCTTCTGCGACCACCGCCTCGTGGAATACGTCTTCAACACCCCTTGGTCCATGAAGACCTTCGACGGCCGGGAGAAGTCCCTCCTGCGCGCCGCCACCCGCGACCTCCTCCCGGACGCCGTCGCCGACCGCCTCAAGGCCCCGTACCCCACCACGCGCGACCCGTACTACCTCGACGGCCTGCGCAGCGCCCTGAAGCGGGCCACCGAGGGCCCGGACTCGCTCGTCCGCCCGCTCCTCGACGGCCCCTCGCTGGCCGCGGCCACCGCCGACGACCCCCGGCCGGGCTACCGCACCGGCAGCGAACTGGTCCTGGCCCTGGACTTCTGGCTGCGGACGCACGACGTGTCGCTGGAGTTCTGAGCACGGGGGCCGGAGGGGCCGCCGGCGTACCGACGGACCCTCCGGCCCCGTCCCCAAGTCGGCCAGTTGTCGACTGCCGGGCGGCACGCACAGCCACGACACTGCCAGGTGATTCCCGCGGCCGAGTACGGAGTACGTCGAGCACAGGGAGGCATCTGATGATCCATCTGACCGAGACCCTGGCCCTGCAGAGCGTCGAGGAGTTCCTGACGCCGGCGGAGCTCGGACAGCTGGTCAAGATCATGGACAGCGAGATCGCGGCGACCGGATGGAAGCCGCGGCGCCAGGCCGAACTCCTCCGGGCCCCCGGGCTCGCCCAGGAGATCCTGCGCTCCGCCACGGTCCGCGCCCTGCACGTCCTGCAGCGGGCCCTGCCCTCGGTCGCCGCCGACGCCCGCTGGGACTACACCGAACTGACGGCGGGCCAGCACATCCCGACCCACATCGACGGGATCCCCGACCCGGCCGTCGCACCCCGGCGCATCGGACGCATCGGCGTGGTCCTCGAGGACGCCGACGAGGGCGGCGAGTTCTACATCGAGACCACGGCCGGCCCGGCCGTCTGGACGGGAGCCGTCGTGGGCGAAGCCGAGGGCTACGCCCCCGGCACCCCCCTGACGTACCGGATGCCGCACCTGGGCGGCCACGAAGCCGTACCCGCCTGGCTCCGCGACATCGACTCCACCCGCTGGGTCACCCCCACCCGCCCCGGCACCGCACTCGCCTACGGCGCGCAGGTCCTCCACGGCGTACAACCGGTCCGCGCCGGAAAACTGCGCAAGTTCGTCACCGACCTGCTGGACACCCCGGCGCGAAGGTAACCTCGCCGGCCGCAGCGCCCACCGCGCGTAAATCGTTTGGCCAGGTCACAGGCGCCCGCACAGACTTGCCCCATGCAGGAGCCCCACCGCCGCATCCGGGCGGCGCACACCGACAGCACCATCACCGTCTACCAGGCCTACGCCCCGCGCCTCGGCCTGCCGGCCGCCCGGGACGGCCGGTTCCCGTCCGCGTGGAAGCGGGACCGTATGACGTGGATCAAGCCCTCTTTTCTCTGGATGATGTACCGCTGCGGCTGGGCCACCAAGACCGACCAGGAGTGCGTCCTCGCGATCGAGATCGACCGGGCCGGCTTCGACTGGGCCTTGGCCAATGCCTGTCTGTCGCACTACGACCGGGACGTCCACGCCGACCGTGACGCCTGGCAGCGCGAGCTGAAGGCGGCACCGGCCAGGGTGCAGTGGGATCCCGAGCGCGACCTGCACCTGAAGGCCCTGCCCCACCGGTCCCTCCAGCTGGGGCTCGCGGGCGAGGCGGCGCGGCGTTACGCCGACGAGTGGACCGTGTCCGTCACGGACGTCACACCCCTGGCCCGTGAGGTCCACCGGCTGGTCGTCGCCGGGGACCTGGACGGGGCGCGGCGCAGGCTGCCGGAGGAGCGGCCGTACGAGCCGGCCGGCGGCTCGTGCCCGTAGCGGGTTCATGGCCGGAATTCGCTCGTCGCTTCGCCATGAACCCGCCGATGCGTATGCCCGTGCCCCGGGTCAGCCTGGCGGCAGCAGCTCCGTGAGGGGCAGGGCCGCCGCGTCCTGCGGGGGCCGCGAGAGGTAGAGCGTCGTGTGGAAGTACCCCTCGGTCTCCTTGCCCCGGGGGTCCTCGCCCGCGGCCTCGACGGCCTCGACGGCGTACCGCTGCTCCTCCGGCCCGCTGAAGTGGCGCTGCGGGAACGTGCGGGCGGTGTACTTCTCCGTGCTCAGGCCGTGGGCGGCCAGGGCGTCGGCGATCGGCTCGTACGAGGCGGTCCGGAGCACGAACGAGGCCACCCAGGGCGGCGTGTCCGTGCCCGCGGTGAGGGCCTTGAGCGTCCTGGCGGACAGGAACGTGGTCCCGCCGGTGATGGTGATGAGCCGGGCCCGCCGCGTCTGCCGGAGCAGTTCCCCGCTGGGCTCGGCGGTCTCCAGGTTCTCGGCGAACCCCTCGTCCAGCAGCCCGGCGGCCTGCGCGTAGGACACGGCCTGCGCGGCCACGTCGATGCCGACCACGCGTGCCGCCCCGGGCCGCCGGCGCGCCGCGAAGTACGCCCGGTCGTCCTCGATGAGCTCGGCCGTGGTGAGCGGCGCGACCTGCGGCGAGGTGTAGCGGGTGTAGAGCTCGTCCAAGGTGACGTCGTGGTTGAGGAGTGCCGCGTTGATGCCGTAGGAACAGCAGATGTCCACGACGGTCGGCGGCTCGTCGCCGGGTGGGCCCCCGAGGGTCTCGGCCATACGCCGGAAGACGCTCTGGGCATGGTGCGGTGTCTGGTACTCCAGAGGTCCCAGCACCGTGAAGTACGCCCGGGGGTCGGGCTGGTCGTAGATCTTGTCGAACGAGGTCATCCCGGAGGTCATCGCACAATTCCTCTCGCCCCTGGGGGCCGGCCGGACCGGCCCCGCTACAGGTAGAGCCTCCGGGGCCGAAAAGGGAACAGGGCGGGGGCTGAATCCGGCCATTTTCGGCGTATGTTCCACGCGGGCCGGCCCGACGCCACCCCGCCCCCGTCCGGCCCCGCCGTCGACCCCTACGGCCGCAGCCGTGAACTGGACACGGGTGAGGCTGCGTCCGGGCCGTCAGCCAAGCCTGGCAAGTCTGCCAAGCCCGGCAAGGCGGGCGACCGGGAGCCGTGCGGGACCGTCACGCGGACCTGACCCCCGGCGGCCCGTCGGAGTCCGGTGCCGTGCGGAGGCGCCCGGCCGCGGGGCCCTGGCGGTCCCGGATCGCCCGGGCCTCCTGCCGGCAGGCCCGGGCCCGCTCGGCCTGGCCGATGAGGTCGAGCGCGCGGGCGAGCACGGTCAGGACTCCGGCGAGCTGCCACCACGATCCGAGCCCGCGGAGGATGGACAAGGCCAGTTCGGCGGGTTGTACGGCTTCCTCGGCACGCCCGGCGATCAGATGGACCTCGGCCGTCCGGTAGAGGGTGATCCCCTCCCACCACCGCTGCCGGCTCTCCCGGAAGATGCCGAGCGCCTCCGCCAGCCGGTCCAGGCCCTCGTCCGTGCGGCCGTCCTCCGCCAGGGCCAGCCCCAGCGAGTACAGGGCGTTGGCCAGCCGCCAGGAGCCGCCGACGCTCCGGTAGACGGCAAGGGCCTCCTCGGCCAGCTCCACCGCCCGAGCGGCGTCGTCCAGTCCCACGTGGGCCCGGGAGAGGTTGGAGAGGGCGCTGGCCTCGCCGACCCGGTTGCCGTCGGCCCGGAAGTGGTCGAGGGCCCGGCGGAGATGAGCCTCGGCGTCGCGGTAGCGCCGCTGGTGGATGGCGATGATGCCGAGCTGGTTCGCGGCGTAGCAGCGGATCAGCATCGGGTCGTCGGTGGCGTCGACGAGGAGCAGCGACCGGTGGGCGTACTCGTCGGCCTCCTCCAGCTGCCCGGTGAACCTGTGCGCGTGGGCGAGGGCGATGCAAGCCCGGCCCTCCGCCTGCGCGTCACCGGCGACCCGCGCCGCGGCCAGCACGGCCTCGGCGGCGTGGACGTAGGCGCTCCCGCTGATGCCCGCCTCCACCAGGTCCTTGGCGACGAGCAGCAGGTCCGCCGCCCGCGCCAGGGTGGCCGGGGAGCCTCCTCCGGTCGCCTGCAGGCGCACGCAGGACAGGATGCAGGCGGCTTCCGCGACCAGCCAGTCGACGGCTTCCCCGCCGTCCTCGAGGGCGAGCCCCGGCACCGCGGTGGGCGCCAGGTGGGCCACCAGCCGGTCCCCGGGCCGTGCGAGCGCGTAGGACCGGGCGGCGGTGGCGAGGTAGAAGTCGAGCAGCCGCGAGAGGGCTGCTTCGCGGCCGGCGGGGGGCTGTTCGTCGCGTTCGGCGCATGCACGCGCGTAGAGGCGTACGAGGTCGTGGTAGCGGTACCGGCCGGGTGCGGCGGACTCCAGGAGGGACGTGTCGACCAGCGATTCCAGCAGTTCCTCGGTGGCATCGACGTCGAGGTCCAGGAGGGCTGCGGCGGCGGTCAGCGAGATGTCCGGGCCGTCGGCCAGCCCGAGGAGCCGGAAGGCGCGGGCCTGCCCCGGCTCCAGCTGTCCGTAGCCGAG is drawn from Streptomyces roseifaciens and contains these coding sequences:
- a CDS encoding beta-ketoacyl-[acyl-carrier-protein] synthase family protein — translated: MTWDITGMGAVASIGATPQEIFGSLCAGRSGLAGLRAFDTTKYRARQAYEVDDRARPGADEPGRATRWLQQAVAQALTDAGLPHDLGDVPVLVGTTLQEQRSAELWWRAGAPLAPSSLHFGTALREAFGATRTYTFANACAASLYALAMATDLIEVGAADTVVVAGTDAIGESAFGTLDRVQNDVPDALRPFDRSHKGMLMGEGAVAVVVQRVPAAGSPGRRVHARVRAVGINCDAHHPTAPDPEGITRVVRDAHRRAGVSPEDIDLVMLHGSGTPKNDSTEAGVLSQIFGPGTGHRGGGPLMTAVKSMTGHTLGGSGLLSLVVAALAFRQGTVPPVLGLADPVEEAAGLRLVQDTAAAADIGLAQIDAFGFGGINAAAIVEAAR
- a CDS encoding AMP-binding protein, with the protein product MRKSDTGDRLRDIVAFVLDIDVADVRADASFHQDLKVDSLEKVEIAARIEQTFGVALGDDETAGMDSVRDAAELLAAKGPRAGGLVDRLVGGHVAAGRGERTAYTDPDAGTVSYARLYEAAQGYARALDALGVPAGTRALIVAEDSVATVVAVLGLWWHGCVPVPVSPMLGDEDIRFVAADCGAGVVHLDTAPAQQRSLQEAFAHLPALTGDQVREGLATGRSTAAHRPGAPVPAAPRPAGAEWLIQYTSGSTGRPKGVRHSATGIGAMLDGYGAVLGLRPDDVVLSTARMSFGYGFGSSVLCTLAAGASAVVLRGAVDPRSVSAALRRHRPTVLCSVPRLYAGLLESADRLDADALSSVRLCLTAGEHCPAELSRRIEAAFGAHVMNCLGATEVMHVAVATPPDRSLHGLAGLPVPGVTVTVRDDRGEPVPDGTDGRLHIAGPTVSLGYVDRAGDDAVTFDAGGAYTGDVVRRNPDGTIAYLCRADDILNLGGYKVVPREIEDVVRSIDGVTDCVVVGAPDPDGLQRSVAFTVTAKGTDRDTVRRAIRARVRSRLAPYKRPSRFEFVDVLPATATGKLAAYRLRERMGQS
- a CDS encoding class I adenylate-forming enzyme family protein, with the translated sequence MMPLTSHTLLTPEARLRLVDHPGLGGGNAWRVAAETNPAADLPLIAADIPLLNTDGWQQTEFSLAQLDGLAEAWAAWYHDRGVRPRDRVAVYIEDSFEDHLHLAALARIGAIAVLINGRMKPELALGLIRRTAPVGIYTDAPRLALFAGRERELPVVRWTCTRQDAGILGNRTLPAGAEYRHGADDPVVICHSSGTTGNPKPVVWTHAQSVAGARYRLANPPGPETSVVLAAYPQSHSSAIAFTFYSLLAGVPTVGWSDPTGPGLARGCATYRPGVVLAFNEALAHLATHGPDPADFTSVEVWVNLGDCGHDAHMRRLMELGRTTAGDRTVPGSVIDDGLGSSELGWAALRREITPDSPPRARHLGRRVPLSEVAVLREDGSHADPGEVGLLGVRGDSIARGYWNDSDTTYRSTLAGYWLSGDLVHRTVDGDYFHVDRAVDCIRTDAGDGYSALMEEEILLGLKEVADCAVVAGHDRDRTVPVALVRLFDGTGDAADLLRRANDVLDRIGQPRLALLEIAASPGDIPLGPTGKVLKRQLREKYVALQTYRPADPAAVATAGDGTAVTLR
- a CDS encoding hotdog fold thioesterase, whose protein sequence is MTTAAPRPASLLDVPPEDAVARINAAGEGTLAGRMGITFHEATPQRLVATMPVAGNTQLYRMLHGGASAVLAESLGSIGAVLHAGDGHIAVGVDINATHHLAVRNGTVTGVATALHLGRTTATYEVVISDENGRRLCTSRITCAIHGRRKSR
- a CDS encoding MFS transporter, with product MTDQLAPPAVAEAPTKPTVRTGPTLLVLLSAMFFAQFDFFVVNVAAPSLEESIHAGPAALELVVGGYAFAYAAGMITGGRLGDKYGYRRLFVIGTIAFGITSLLCGIAVNPEQLVAARLAQGLAGAVMVPQVLAVITADFPDERKPKAMAWYGAAAGLGSIAGQVLGGALIAADFAGLGWRSIFLINVPFCAVIAAAAMRVLPAQTHRRRIGLDPVGASGVTLALALLLVPLTMGHTSNWPVWTWVSMALAIPVAVLTLVWERTLARRGGDPVLVFPLFRSPSFRGGVIASVAFMVYFGSFMFTLTLLLQSGMDLGPFQAGLVFSPMGILFTATSMIGGRLTDRWGMSALVVSSAVIVLGLVALAVRLYAAGPDTGLPWIVLCLCLIGAGNGVVLPALFGAALMRVRAQDAGIASGILTTTQQFASAAGVAVVGAVFFAVAGKHATAASWADAMAWATAISVLMVLVVMWMTWTFRRFAGGERPAEVPAAHV